The stretch of DNA AGTTTTATTGGGCGAGGGCGAGCCGACCTTTGTGGTTCGGTTCAATAAGAGCCTGGACATCAAGGAGCTCAGGCGCAGTACCTCGCTGGCGCTGGGCGAGGCCTACATGCGAGGCGATATCGAAGTGGAAGGCGACCTCTTTCAGGCCCTCGACCAGCTTCTGGGACAGATAGGAAAATTTTCCCTGGATCAATCGGCCTTAAAAAAGCTGATCTTCACCTCGAATTCCAAAAAGAACCAAAAGGATGAGGTATCCTCCCACTACGATATCGGCAATGATTTTTACAGGCTCTGGCTGGACGATACCCTGAGCTACTCCTGCGGTTATTTTAAAAACCCGGACGATACCCTTTATGACGCCCAGGTCAATAAGGTCGATTATATCCTGGAAAAGCTGTATCTGAAAGAAGGGATGAGCCTTCTGGATATTGGCTGCGGCTGGGGATTTCTGCTCATCGAGGCGGCTAAGAAATACGGGATCAACGGCGTGGGCATTACCCTGAGCCAGGAACAGTATAATAAATTCAGCCAGCGCATTGTGGAGGAAGGCCTGGAGGGCCAGCTGACAGCAGAGCTGATGGATTACCGAGATCTGCCCAAATATGGAAAGACCTTTGACCGCATTGTCAGCGTGGGCATGGTCGAGCATGTGGGCAGAGACAATTACAACCTCTTTTTATCCTGCGCAGATAAGGTTTTAAACCCCAAGGGACTGTTTCTGCTGCACTATATCAGCGCATTGGAGGAACACCCTGGAGACCCCTGGATTAAGAAATACATTTTTCCGGGCGGCATGGTTCCCTCGCTCCGGGAAATGATCAGCCTGGCCGCGACGCACCGTTTCTACGTCATTGATGTGGAGAGCCTGAGACGGCATTACACCAAAACCCTGCTCTGCTGGGACGCAAATTTCAGAGCGCATCTTGACGAGGTGCGCGAGATGTTCGACGATGAATTTGTCCGGATGTGGGACTTGTACCTCTGCTCCTGCGCGGCGACCTTCCACAACGGCATCATTGACCTGAGCCAGATTCTGATGACCAAGGGCGTGAACAACGACCTGCCCATGACCCGGTGGTACTGAAAAAAGAGAACCTGATCAAGGTGGCAGGCAGAAAAACGCTATGCAAAAGCTTTTGCATAGCGTTTTTTTATGGAGTGTCCTGATTGACAGCGTACAGGTAAAACAATAAGCCCAGTCACGCGTCAACCCGCTTTAGAGGATTGGATCCCTTCAGCTTAATAAAGAGCGGCACATACTCCACGATCACCGAGGTGTTTTCCAGGCCATACCATTGTACCGGGGAGCCGGCAATACGCCGGATCGCGTATTTCAGAGAAACCGCGGCCCAGTCTGAAGGAGGGATATCACTTTCAGGCACCAGCATCTTGCGCAGAATGCAGAACCGGAAATCGCCCACCGTGCTGTTGTCGCCGATGGAGTACCGGCGCTGCTGGGGCGGCAGCTCCTGGCTGGCAATCAGGTCGCTGACAATCTGACGCAGGTAGACATTGATGCGCTGGTCCACCTTAAAGCCCAGGTGCAGCTTTACCCTGAACAGGTAATCTGTGCCAAAGCTCTCGACAGCATATTCGCGGGTATAGGGCTCATCGCTGACGCTGACACTGACAAACCAGTAGGCTCTGGCCCGTTTTGTCTTTTTGTCAAAAACAGAGTACAGGATGTCGCGGTCGATGGTATCCCCCTGGGTTTCATTCACCAGGTAGACCAGATTATCCGATATAGTGGTGAGCCTTTTATCCATATGCACGTCTCTGAACATGCCGATATAGTCTGAAATATGCAGCTTTAAGGCCTGGGAACGCTCAATATCTGTGCCGCGGTGCCAGACAGCCATAATGGCAAAGAGGAGCGTGGCAATGAGCAGCGCCACATAACCCCCGCTTTCAAATTTTGAAAGGCTTGAGAGAAAAAAGATGCCCTCCAGCCCGCCGAAAAAGATGAGGAAGATAAAGGGGAGGATTTTCAGACCCTTCAGACAGCGAAGATACATGAACAGCAGCAGCGTTGTCATGAGCATGGTCAGGGTTATGGCCAGCCCATAGGCCGATTCCAGACGCGCGCTGGAACGAAAATAGAGGATGACACCGCTGCAGGCCAGCCACATAATCAGGTTGACTAATGGAATATAGAGCTGGCCTTTGGTTTCCGAAGGATAAGTGATGCGCATATGCGGCATGAGATCAAGGCGGATCGCCTCAGATACCAGTGTAAAGGTACCGGTGATCAAGGCCTGAGAAGCAATGACCGCCGCCAGAGTACTCAAAAGCACACCGAAAATACGGATATTGTCCGGGAGCATCTGGAAAAAAGGGTTGAGGTCTGTCAGAGCGCTCAGGGCAGTATTGTTTTTGTTGGCCATGAGCCAGGCGCCCTGACCCAGATAATTCAGAATCAGGCAGACCTTAACAAAAGGCCAGCTGGCATAGACATTGCCCCGGCCCACGTGGCCGATATCTGAGTAGAGCGCCTCGGCGCCAGTGGTAGCCAGGAAAACGCTGCCGAGGATCATCACCCCTGCCCGGTTGTCTGGACTGAACAGGATGGCGGCGCCTCTGAGCGGGTTAAAGGCTCTTAAAATTTCCCAGTTGCCCGCCATGCTGACAATACCTGAAATGGCCAGAAAAAGAAACCAGACGGTCATCACCGGGCCGAAGGATTTACCGATGGACTTGGTACCGGCCCGCTGGACAAAGAACAGAACCGCTATAATGGCAAGGGTAATCATGACAATACGGCTCTGCCCGTCCCCCAGAAAGCAGTAGACAAAGGGCAGGCTTCTAAGACCCTCGATGGCAGTGGTAACCGTAACGGCCGGGGTGAGAATGCCGTCGGCCAGGAGCGCGGCACCGCCTACCATGGCGGGAATGATGAGCCAGGCCTTGTATTTTTTGATCAGGCTGTACAGTGAAAAAATACCGCCCTCACCGTGATTATCAGCCCTGAGCGCGATCATGACATACTTGATGGTGGTAAGAAGGGTAACGGTCCAGATGACCAGGGATAAAGCCCCCAGAATCAGGTTGTCGTCAAGGGTGTTCAGGCCGCCGTTTCCGGCGATGATGGATTTCATAACGTACATCGGGGAGGTGCCGATGTCTCCGTAGACAACGCCGAGGGCCACAATGGCAGCGCCCAGGCTGACGGGAATTTCTGACGATTTT from Eubacterium sp. 1001713B170207_170306_E7 encodes:
- a CDS encoding cyclopropane-fatty-acyl-phospholipid synthase family protein; translated protein: MKLEDNLMIQFLKKFDENPFLIKINGKEVLLGEGEPTFVVRFNKSLDIKELRRSTSLALGEAYMRGDIEVEGDLFQALDQLLGQIGKFSLDQSALKKLIFTSNSKKNQKDEVSSHYDIGNDFYRLWLDDTLSYSCGYFKNPDDTLYDAQVNKVDYILEKLYLKEGMSLLDIGCGWGFLLIEAAKKYGINGVGITLSQEQYNKFSQRIVEEGLEGQLTAELMDYRDLPKYGKTFDRIVSVGMVEHVGRDNYNLFLSCADKVLNPKGLFLLHYISALEEHPGDPWIKKYIFPGGMVPSLREMISLAATHRFYVIDVESLRRHYTKTLLCWDANFRAHLDEVREMFDDEFVRMWDLYLCSCAATFHNGIIDLSQILMTKGVNNDLPMTRWY
- a CDS encoding KUP/HAK/KT family potassium transporter; amino-acid sequence: MRPLKKSSEIPVSLGAAIVALGVVYGDIGTSPMYVMKSIIAGNGGLNTLDDNLILGALSLVIWTVTLLTTIKYVMIALRADNHGEGGIFSLYSLIKKYKAWLIIPAMVGGAALLADGILTPAVTVTTAIEGLRSLPFVYCFLGDGQSRIVMITLAIIAVLFFVQRAGTKSIGKSFGPVMTVWFLFLAISGIVSMAGNWEILRAFNPLRGAAILFSPDNRAGVMILGSVFLATTGAEALYSDIGHVGRGNVYASWPFVKVCLILNYLGQGAWLMANKNNTALSALTDLNPFFQMLPDNIRIFGVLLSTLAAVIASQALITGTFTLVSEAIRLDLMPHMRITYPSETKGQLYIPLVNLIMWLACSGVILYFRSSARLESAYGLAITLTMLMTTLLLFMYLRCLKGLKILPFIFLIFFGGLEGIFFLSSLSKFESGGYVALLIATLLFAIMAVWHRGTDIERSQALKLHISDYIGMFRDVHMDKRLTTISDNLVYLVNETQGDTIDRDILYSVFDKKTKRARAYWFVSVSVSDEPYTREYAVESFGTDYLFRVKLHLGFKVDQRINVYLRQIVSDLIASQELPPQQRRYSIGDNSTVGDFRFCILRKMLVPESDIPPSDWAAVSLKYAIRRIAGSPVQWYGLENTSVIVEYVPLFIKLKGSNPLKRVDA